A window from Citrus sinensis cultivar Valencia sweet orange chromosome 5, DVS_A1.0, whole genome shotgun sequence encodes these proteins:
- the LOC102613540 gene encoding zinc-finger homeodomain protein 5, producing the protein MMMEIKQENETKTPRRDGNNDNGTAVYSFNTHQTLDHNLQRQQQQQQARSPNPDRVTSVIGAAIAPISAGSNSKPPINVIRYRECLKNHAACIGGNIFDGCGEFMPSGDEGTLEALKCAACECHRNFHRKEIDGETAQLISTGRRSAVMLNPLQLPPPLPSPTMMHHHHHHQKYSISRHTMSPSSAIVAPMNVAFGGGISESSSEDLSNVLHSEGVLQHQPPAAPPPPPPFVLSKKRFRTKFTQEQKDKMMEFAEKVGWRFQKQDDDQVDKFCAEVGIKRHVFKVWMHNNKNNIVKNKQEPAADPV; encoded by the coding sequence ATGATGATGGAGATTAAGCAAGAAAACGAAACAAAAACTCCAAGAAGAGATGGGAATAATGACAATGGTACCGCAGTGTACAGTTTCAATACTCATCAAACCCTAGATCATAATTTACAAcgccagcagcagcagcagcaagcGAGATCTCCAAACCCAGATCGAGTTACTAGTGTGATTGGTGCCGCAATTGCACCAATCTCCGCAGGATCCAACTCCAAACCACCCATTAACGTGATCCGGTATCGAGAATGCCTCAAGAACCACGCAGCCTGCATTGGTGGCAACATCTTCGATGGGTGCGGTGAGTTCATGCCTAGCGGGGATGAAGGCACATTGGAAGCCTTGAAATGCGCGGCTTGTGAGTGCCACAGAAACTTTCACCGCAAAGAGATCGATGGGGAGACTGCCCAATTGATCAGCACCGGTAGAAGATCGGCTGTTATGCTGAATCCACTGCAGCTTCCTCCACCGTTGCCATCTCCGACGATGAtgcatcaccatcatcatcatcagaagTATTCGATAAGCAGGCACACGATGAGCCCATCAAGTGCAATTGTTGCACCAATGAATGTGGCATTTGGTGGTGGGATTAGTGAGTCTTCAAGTGAAGATCTTAGTAATGTGCTTCATTCTGAGGGAGTGCTACAGCATCAGCCACCAGCGGCACCCCCACCGCCACCTCCTTTTGTTTTGTCAAAGAAGCGCTTCCGAACCAAGTTCACGCAGGAGCAAAAGGACAAGATGATGGAGTTTGCTGAGAAAGTTGGGTGGCGCTTTCAGAAGCAAGACGATGATCAAGTTGACAAGTTTTGTGCTGAAGTTGGAATTAAGAGGCATGTCTTCAAAGTTTGGATGCACAATAACAAGAACAATATTGTCAAGAATAAGCAAGAACCTGCTGCTGACCCCGTGTAA
- the LOC102613839 gene encoding protein RADIALIS-like 6 translates to MASSSIASSRRVDQSTWTPEQNKKFERALAVYDKDTPDRWQNVARAVGGGKSPDDVKRHYDRLVEDLIFIESAQFPLPNYKNTGKQLHWHSC, encoded by the coding sequence ATGGCATCAAGCTCTATCGCTTCGTCGCGTCGTGTTGATCAATCCACATGGACACCCGAGCAAAACAAGAAATTCGAAAGGGCACTGGCCGTGTATGACAAGGACACGCCAGACCGGTGGCAAAACGTGGCCAGGGCTGTGGGTGGTGGCAAGTCTCCCGATGATGTCAAGAGGCACTACGATCGCCTTGTTGAGGATCTCATTTTTATAGAATCTGCCCAATTCCCGCTTCCAAATTACAAGAACACTGGCAAGCAACTGCATTGGCATTCTTGCTGA
- the LOC102614144 gene encoding U-box domain-containing protein 5-like has translation MGSDVAESVELPFYCTVKVHRLMCLELKTLINKISHIHSDIESAGPGCTSGIHALCSFHVAVDKSKLLIQYCSESSKLYLAITADRIQMKFERVRNTLELCLSQIQNIVPSLLAAKVSDIIHDIRNAKFPLEPSEDEAGKVLLALLHRGISASSFINQLELEALQLAALRLNITSPLALLIEKRSIKRLLQKICDTDTTRKKVLKCLLYLLRKYGELICKHKTVSTHAVPKEPCHQSIEAQAKLGNEWDENPVNESGVLEPPEEFKCSISLRLMYDPVVIASGKTFERVWIQKWFNAGHTTCPKTHMRLDNVSVTPNVAIKELISQWCLKHGISIPEPHSQPMPALLSSRKTSSSSSVASFGSSMDDLCLHVSNVSFSSSDTDHDLHPSNGKTDDGLSCASPLKNANSHRYQSSMIRHGTDLTSLSKLASRPWGSQCDAVENIKKLLKDNGQSRHLAFLNSYVKPLIKFLKDAHNLCDAKAQKDGAEVLLAILSQSRDEMPLFHKDEICTFALFLDSEIMEEALEIIEVLSHQQNYASELVGSGIIPSIIKFLDTGTRESRELAIKILCNLSSGDNIVYHILYLDCTSKLVRLLEDPILSSYCIKIIKALCTSEARAAVAESNPCINSIGKLLETGTREEQEHIVDVLLSLCHEHTKYCQLANTESIIQCVVDICVNGNSRGKETAKELIMLLDHCKEDNASECSTLRADMLHDSSSHHTDNKTSSVASRFLGRKIARFLRSNH, from the exons ATGGGGTCTGATGTTGCTGAATCTGTGGAACTTCCATTTTACTGTACAGTGAAG GTGCATCGCTTGATGTGTCTCGAGCTGAAGacgttaattaataaaatctcacACATACATTCGGATATTGAATCTGCTGGGCCAGGATGCACGTCAGGGATACACGCCCTTTGCTCATTTCATGTTGCAGTAGATAAATCCAAGTTACTTATTCAGTATTGTTCCGAGAGTAGTAAACTCTACTTG GCAATAACAGCTGATAGGATACAGATGAAATTTGAAAGAGTGCGGAACACTTTGGAGCTGTGTTTgagccaaattcaaaatattgttCCATCGTTGCTGGCTGCAAAG GTTTCTGATATCATTCATGATATTAGGAATGCAAAGTTTCCCTTAGAACCTTCTGAAGATGAGGCTGGGAAGGTTCTACTTGCATTACTTCATCGCGGCATTTCTGCATCTAGTTTCATAAACCAGTTAGAGCTTGAGGCTCTTCAACTTGCTGCCTTAAGGCTGAACATTACATCCCCATTGGCTCTTTTGATAGAGAAACGATCTATTAAAAGACTACTTCAGAAAATTTGTGATACAGATACAACCAGGAAGAAGGTTTTGAAGTGCCTCTTGTATCTTTTGAGGAAGTATGGGGAACTAATTTGTAAACACAAAACTGTGAGCACACATGCTGTGCCCAAAGAGCCGTGTCACCAATCCATTGAGGCACAAGCAAAACTGGGAAATGAGTGGGATGAGAACCCAGTTAATGAATCTGGTGTACTTGAACCTCCTGAGGAATTCAAATGCTCCATCTCTTTGAGGCTGATGTATGATCCTGTTGTTATCGCTTCTGGAAAGACATTTGAACGGGTGTGGATACAGAAATGGTTTAATGCTGGTCACACCACATGTCCCAAGACTCATATGAGGCTGGATAATGTGTCCGTTACTCCGAACGTGGCAATCAAAGAACTCATTTCACAGTGGTGTTTGAAGCATGGAATCAGTATTCCAGAGCCACATTCACAACCAATGCCTGCTCTTCTTTCCTCAAGGAAaacttcctcctccagctcTGTTGCTAGCTTTGGCAGCTCCATGGATGATTTATGCCTTCATGTTAGTAATGTGTCATTTTCCTCTTCAGATACAGATCATGATTTACATCCATCAAATGGCAAGACTGATGATGGTCTAAGTTGCGCGTCACCTCttaagaatgcaaattctcACAGATACCAATCTTCTATGATAAGGCATGGCACTGATTTAACCTCTCTCTCCAAACTTGCTTCTCGTCCATGGGGTTCCCAGTGTGATGCTGTGGAAAACATTAAAAAGCTACTGAAAGACAATGGCCAGTCCCGTCATTTGGCATTTTTGAATAGCTATGTGAAACCACTGATAAAGTTTCTGAAGGATGCACACAACTTATGTGATGCAAAAGCTCAAAAAGATGGAGCTGAGGTGCTTTTGGCAATTTTGAGTCAAAGCAG AGATGAAATGCCCCTCTTCCATAAAGATGAAATATGCACATTTGCATTGTTTCTGGATTCTGAAATCATGGAAGAAGCCCTTGAAATCATTGAAGTATTATCCCACCAACAAAACTATGCATCTGAACTTGTGGGATCCGGGATTATACCTTCCATAATAAAATTCCTTGACACTGGAACCAGAGAATCCCGTGAGCTTGCTATCAAGATACTATGTAATTTGTCCAGTGGTGACAACATTGTTTACCACATATTATACTTGGATTGCACTTCAAAGCTGGTGCGTCTTTTGGAAGATCCGATACTGTCAAGCTATTGCATCAAGATTATCAAAGCCTTGTGCACATCTGAGGCTAGGGCTGCAGTTGCTGAAAGCAATCCATGTATCAATTCCATTGGCAAGCTACTGGAAACTGGAACCAGAGAGGAACAAGAACATATAGTGGATGTTCTGTTATCTCTATGTCATGAGCACACCAAGTATTGTCAGCTGGCCAATACAGAGAGCATCATTCAATGTGTAGTTGATATTTGTGTGAATGGTAATTCTAGGGGGAAGGAGACTGCTAAAGAGTTGATAATGCTATTGGATCATTGTAAAGAAGATAATGCCTCAGAATGTTCAACTTTAAGAGCAGACATGTTACACGACTCTTCCAGTCACCATACAGATAACAAGACATCTTCTGTGGCATCTAGATTCCTTGGAAGGAAAATCGCAAGATTTTTACGTTCCAATCATTAG